The DNA sequence CGCTGGAACTGCTCGGAGCACTAAGGCAGGCTGTCACTCCGACGACCTAGCAGGCCCGGCTCTGGAATGTGAATCAAAATGCGGCTGGCTGAAACAGTTTAACACAGCACAACCCCCCTCTAAAAGTAGGAAAGACACTCAACCAGGCCCCTTAGTCTCATTCTCACAATAAACGCAATACACAGTGGGAGGAGacaatataattaatattaCAAGATAGGTTAGCCTTTAGTACAGTGTTTTGTTGTTCAACGCCCAGGTTATCCTTCTAACAGCAAAAAGTAATTTTGATGAAATCTGTGCGCCTAGAGGATGTCCAAGTCAAAATTACTGCACTCTATCAAGGACAGAGGCACAAACCAAAGAGTAATGGCACCAAGTTTGGTGTTCGTCTGCCAGAGTGGATTGAATTATGTTCCATAAAAGTTTAATGGGATTTCAGCAGACCTGATATATTAAAGGAGGGCTGCAAGACTGAGCTGCTGCTTTGGTCCTTCCTAAGCTTTCTGCTCTCTGTACCATCTGAGACTGGATTACTGGGCAGGATGCTGGCAAACAGCTGAGTGGACACAATGTTTCAAGGTTTGGACTTTGATTCACTGACTGAGGCACGTTAAATCACGTtactaatgtgtgtgtttagtgaaGGTCCACAACTTACTATAGGGTCAAAATTCCCACTTAAAACACAGCCAGTCCAAAGTTTACCTCTCATTTTGGCCTCCAATACCtaaatgtttctgtgtttaattagcttgttttttttcactaagCCACTTAATGATCCACTTTTCCTCATAATCGACAGGCAGTTTATCGATACAAAAACATCCTCTGAATTGATATTTCTTGGTAGTAAATAGTTGCTAGAAACACATAGGGCCTACTGAAGATCTGCAATTGTGACAAAGCTGTCAttgaacacacaaaaaagaagtaGGCCTCATGAAAATTTTTGAGTAGATGAACAAGTTCTCCTTGCATGCTTTGATTCAACACACTACATACACTATTATCTTTGTGCAAATGCATATTAATAACAACCAGTGGTAAAGACTGCATGTCAAGGGTGTTCATGGATGCTAAAGGCTGCTATGGTATTTGAGGATGATTATTGATTATTGTGGACTTTTcttattgttttctgtttttttagtaCATGCCATACCCCTTactattttaaatgcatttccttttaaatacactttttttatttccagtgTGCAATATATTCTGaattaatgtattattttatagaAAACACTGTTGCAACATTTTGGTCAGACATTTCTGAATTCCTCTCAGATTGTCTTGGCAATTCTTCATACAATTGCTTGCCTGTCTGGCCTGACTTCTGATGTGCCTCATTCACATCCAGAGGCAGGGAGTCCCAATTTAACCTGAGGCACTGTGGCTAGGTAATCTGGCAGACTTGTTGTTTAAGAATTGTATTGTGTACAGGACAGGTAAAACAATATACAGAGCATAATGTTTAGATATTGTCGCACAACAAAAATCTTCAGAGCATAATGCAGAAGTTGATTACAGTGTGTCACAgacatttcaaaacatttgatCAATCCTTTTTCTGTTGTAGATAATGCAGCTGGATTTGAGTTTCATTGCTTTTTTGTCTCAGTTAACAATACAAATGGAACACCACAATACACTTTACAGCACTACAAAGTGCTAAAtgttatatttgttgtttttacttctATGCAGAAGAGAGAAGTCTCATTCCTAGGTGGACAGCACAGACGGAATATTTAAATATCATGCCGTTGTAAAAGCATACTACTACTGCAAAGCATGCAGCAACACATGCATCTGTACTGCTGAAAACACTTTGCAGAATCCCCAAGAATGCACTGATCTTCAGCCCTGTTTCCATGATTCATGCACTTACTAGTAGGATGGGTATATGAAGTTTGTAATCAGGAGGCCCAAActaacattttctctttaagtCACAAGCCAATATTGtcttaaattgtcttaaatcaGCCAAATGCTAAATTTCTCTAAAACATCAATGCAGCAGCTTTTCCATCATGAAATACTAGAAACTGAACTAGTTGTGACTATGTGCTGGAATCTAGGTTGCTCCATTGAGGTGGTTATCTTCTGCAGAATCACTTAAACGAAACCTCTTGATCCACTGATATGAACCATATTTAACTGCAGTGTACAGTGTGTAGAAGAGGTGGAGAACTCCTCCTTAAAATATCTGTATAGCACACgtcaaaaagaaaatggtcCCATGCTTCTTCAATTCTTATTTTGCCTGTGTTCATATTGCAGGACAGGGAATTTGCATTTTTCTCATAGATTAAGTTGTTTTAAGATTTCAAGACAAGTCTCACAGAAAACCTACTGCTGAATCAACTCGTCCAAAATGCTTTATCAGCTACACCTACTACAAAAAGCTAAATTTACTGTGAAACACTGCAAAAACAGATTCAAAGACGAAACAATtgctgtatatatgtacagtaattAATATCCATTCATAACTAGGCAATGGCTACGCCAGAATCATAGCGTCCTTTCGTTTGGCTTATCCTGGCAGCTAGCATAAGCAGCAGGCCAGTGGCCAACTCCATGCTGTAGGACAGCCAGGCTGCGGTTAAGGACCATCCGAAGGACACGTCCACACGGGCAAGGTTCTCTGGAGACACAATACGCTGGAACTCCACCATGGCCAGGTTTGAGTATTTGATGTAGATGCTCACCCCCGACAAGGTAAAAAGACCTGTTATAgtgcaaagaaacaaacagatgACACCattggaagaaaaacaaatcctcCAGATTTAAAGACATACTCTTGTGCCTGTTACATGGAAATGGATCCATCTTGAGGAATTGTAATGAGATCTCTAGGCATGAGACCCTTGATCCAGTTTTTACAATTGATCATTACGGTGATaatgcacaacaacaaaaaaaatccttttccaACGTTATTGTCTTTGCTTAACTCAAAGGATTGTATTAGATAACATAGACTAAAGCCATACATAGAAAACAGTTAGTAAAATCTTAAAGCATTAACAAATTTAAAAGCCATTACACAAATAAACAATGATCTCATTCATATGCTAATTGATTCagcaaaatgattttaaatacaatttgaaCATATACTCAACAGGAGGAACCTGATATTGGTTTGATGGTTTTATTAGGTTTCTTTTTTGATTCCCAAACAGACTTAAGgtaaagtttttaaaattactgcAGAGGTGTgctgacaaaacaacacacgaCTGACTACCAACCCCGAATACCACTATGTGCACAATTTAGACTGACTTTTAGTGTAGCAACATGGAAGGAACCACAACATACTGAACAATTACCTGCTGCAATTAACCAGTAATTGATTTGAAATCACAACTGTGGACTTGTCTCTTGATGTCTATCATGTAGCGTGGCTAATTGTCAGACAAGCAATTggtagagagatggagagagagagagcgagagagagagagagagagagaaaaagaaagaaaggatagCAAGTACAAATGTCATACACAGTGCTATAGGAGGTACAACGGGTTCTGCAGACCTGCCTTTCATAGAGGGCAAGCAAATCCTCTGTTGCATTTCCACCTGGTATTAAAATCCAATGTGAGTGACTCagtcacaagtggacagctctgaGTACGTgtgtttccagccgctgcattgaCAAATCAGACTCACTGgcgtttaaatagcaaaagaGGAAGTAACAATGTaagaacatgaatgtctgtagtAATAtcctacatactgtatttgtaaaATCTGGGACACTTATAAAACTAAACAAGAGGTTGTTATATACCGGCAAGTGCCTTTTCAAAGACAGTTGGTGATATGAAAAGAGCAGGCAGCACTGGAACAAAAACAGTGAGACAGAGTTTTCACCTTTAGTTCTTCTCTACAGTTGATCCATTTTGTGTGTAGTCATCTGTGTGCAGTATGACTTCACTTGCTTTTTATGTGAGGTCTGAGCTCTTTTTGCACCAATACCACACTAAGGATTTGTTCATTGTGCTTCCCATaccaattttaaagttttaatggAGTGAAGgtagttttttaaaacaagctCAAGTTGCAGGGCTGCAGAATCAGACCTGAGGTCATGTTAATCAGCAGTGCTGTACATGACATAAGTGTTCAGAATGGATTTTCAAAGACATATTGACACATGGCTCAACATTAAACTTGTGTTTGCATATAGGTTACCATCTGTCACTTTTGGGTTTGATTTAGCTTGTGTCTAAAggggtgttttctttttcactgaAGTAAATTGAAGCACAAAATTTTTAGCAAGATCGCTCATCTGCACCTATTCAGAGCGAATTGAACATCCCTTCTTCTACTTTGTGTGCTTCTCTATGAATGGTATCCATTGCTGGTTCAACTccaatttgtgttttttcattttcatttgtaatGGCTATATTTGCTAACAACTGGCACTACTGCCAGAGTGCTAGTTGTTAGCAAGTTGTTGCCATTTGTAATCATTTCATCTGAATTAAAGTTATTAGACTTATTCTAAATTTATCTCTCAAATAGAATCAATGGTTGTTAGCTGTTCTCAAATAGACATAATGTAAATAACTATATAATGCAAATTTCTGCACACTGATTTGCAGTTCATCTCTTGAAACTAAAACTTTTTGACAATTTATCAAGGTAAATTCTATTGTGTCACctgttttaaatcaaatataCTAGTGCACTGATTGCTGGATATTCCACACAGGTGTATCATGAATGGGCCGATTGCtcggcctgtggtattgctgatGATGAAGtacaaagataataaataattaattagaCTTCAGTCTGGATTGTCATACCCAAATTCATCATTACTGAAGGTGAGTAGCTGGAAGCATTTTATGTGTGTTCATTTTGCAAAATGCATTCAatcattggatttttttttcccataacaCATTGATTGTTTGCTCTATTTGCTTTAAATGAATAGtatgacattttgagaaattagCTTTGTTTACTTTCTTGCGCACATTGAGAtgagattgataccactctcaaaTCTGTCCTTAAAGTACAAGGCTATAGCTAGAAGACAATTAGCTTACCATAaggactggaagcaggggggaAACAACTAGCCTCTCACTGTCAAAGCATCTGTCAGATAATCTGCCCACCAGCACCTCCCACAGATCCGTAATTTACAaattatatcttgtttgttcaatcagtacacaaacaaaaatgtaaaaatgacaatgacatgTTTTTACAGTAAGTTACATGCTGGAAGTATTTCTTGGCCAGCTTCATACTTAGTCAACAGATACGAGTGTTTCTGATCTTCAATGAACTATTAATTCAAGTTATTTTGTGTTATGTGAGCCATTTAAGTTCTAGTTCCCTCACAGATAGGCTGTCCTGCTGTTCAAGCAAAGGAGAGAGTTTCACAGAATAAGCAATTCCcatcagcagagagagagcCATCTAATTGTCCTGAAAcaagcaattatttttttttaaagattattctttgggcttttctgtctttatttgataggacagctaggtaagaaagggaagacatgcaggaaatcatcacaggtcagagtcaaaccctggACTTCTGCGTCAAGGAATAATCCTCAAAGTATATGTGttcctgctctacccactgagccaacccagcCACAGGAGCAAGCAATCCTGAGACAAAGCTGCACGAGACGCACCAGAAACAGTTTGTGCTTAATTGCTACTTTTGCACTAACACTGAAGTTGCCATATTCCATAATGTTGTGATCTGATGTATGATAATAAATGaggcaaatacattttcattattgaagTTAACTTTTAGTGTGCACATTTGAATGTTGTTTCATCCAACTAAAGAATCAGAAACCATGTATTATTTCTTGTCTATTATCTCTCTTGTAGGAAGTTGTCTTGTGGAAGTTCCATAAAATGATTGGGCTTGACATTCTAACAAAGATTAAGCATGTACTACATGGTTCTTTTGTCCTTTGATAAACATTGACATTAGCTTTTGATTAAtgtttgtaattatgttttttaaatcaatatcaTAGTTTTATGATGCTAAAAAGGGTACCAGCTTTTTAGCCAGGCAGCTGAAGACCAGCTCAGCGGACAATCAGTCCATGCGCAGCATCTAGGGCTGAACAACAAGAACCAAAGTAACGGTGACCTGCAGTTTAAAGAAGAAGTAGGGTGAGCAAATATGGGCATTTTCACTGATTAGAATTTAGAAACTGTCCTGCAGCTTTTTTGTTGTCCAATATTGTGGGACATTTAGACAGCAAAACTAAACACTATAGTTATAAACTTGACAGATGACGCTGTCTACTGCAGCAGCTCTGTAACTATGTAATTCACATTTAAGAGAccattattaatattttcctCCTTAATTATTATTTCATCCCCGCTATTAATCAGAATGTTAATTTATACAATCCAACCGGCCTGATATGTGGATTAACCACGAGGCCATGAATataactatatactatatatattaccGCAGCCTACCACCTCCCGTTTCCCCGTTattctgtaaagtgtcattGGGTTTTATGATAGGTGCTATGCAAATAAAagttattcttattcttattattattcttgTTACAAACTGTTCACACCAGTGTACAGCGTTGTTGTAGTGTTTGGTAAAGGGCGTCAACACTGTCATTTAGCATATGGGAGTCTGGTCTCTTACAGATGGTTGTGCTCCTAGAATTGCGTTGGAGTGTCTTGAATCAATCCTGTTGTTTGTTTATCACAAAATGTGACAAACGGATTGAAGAAAGTGACAGACATCTTGCACAGAAGGTTCTCACCTGTTTAAAAGTACCTTTCTCTTTATTTCCTTTATAAAATCCACATTTCCACCCTTCTAATATCAGGGTAAGCAAAAAGATCTTTAGGCAATGCAATTAAGTCAACTGGGATAGTGAATGTCAATACAGAGATATGTATTATGAGGTTGCAGATTCTATCTCTAATAACAGTCTTCTCCATTGGCCCTCGGTCTAAGTAGGTTCAAATGGGATTTTGTAGTTGCCTTAAGTCAGAAGTAGAGCAGAAGTAAGAGTGAGCAGTTGAAATTTATAGACAATATGCCAcccacacactttttttctgtgctgAACATCTTACATAGTGACTTAACTAAGCAAAGGATTTGCTTTACAGCAGCTTACATACAAAGCACAATAATTTGCCACaggcccaaaaaaaagaaactttggcGTGGACTTACTGCAGAATAGAACGTAGGATGCTGATCCAGCCAGCAATTTGGGACTGCTGGCTAACGAACTGACAAGTCCAACGATCCATCCGAACACCAGCAGGACCAGGCTGAGGGGCAACATGATGACCACCACCTTGTGCAAGCCttcaaacacaaatgcacatacaAAGACCCCATGGTTATTGCTCTTCCTTCATCCTTCAAGTACCCGgatgtctgtcacagtaacttgaaactgaatttgtgaactgaatttgaattgtgagaACTGAATGCGAAGATAAAGAGAGTTCAATTTTCATTGatgatcatattttattggatttcagttccaaacaaataaattcaatttcaaactataatattcagattcagtttttcaatgcaatgagtcaaattaaacaatacactTTCAAAATTATGTGATTCAAAATCcgtttttcaatgcaattattcaagtttagcaattcaaattcaaatataaatgagTCAGCACATTTAAACAGCACAGCACAGTTAACATTTCACAGCACAGTTAAAATGGATACCCTGCTGAGTTCAACCTATTTGCAAAAGCAGTTGAGATTTTCAGATTGATTTCTACTCTACAGGCAGACATTCTGATTGTCAGTTGGGTATAAAAATCAACTTGAAGAAGTGTTGAAGTGTTGAGATTTGCATAAGATAGCTTCTGTCACAGTAACCAATTTATTACTGTATTTCATGGTCCAACCTGCAAAGAGGGATGGTTTCAGAAAACACTATCCTTTGCAAAAATGTTCATGTTTGCTTAGATTTTCTCACAGCATATTGTTGCTTGTAAATGTAATCTCTTCAGCAGCCAACTACATCTAAACATTACATTTGACAGGAATCATTGACTCAGTACTTTAAAGCCACCTCATGTTCAACTCCTAAGCCAGTTGATGAGCAAAACCACTCACCAAGAAGGTGCCTTTCCACTTCTGACAGGCTGGACATATTTGCTGTGAAAGAATGGATGACTGAGGTCATGTTTGttcctgaaaatgtcaaatgaaaaGGTTATTAATGACAAGATGTGCGGACAGAGCTGAAGGACTAGAAATTTGCCGCTGGATACCAAACGTCTTTAAATCAGaattgtaaaaataacaatcatTTTAGAACTCCAACACATTGTTTGTTTAAACTGATCAAACCAATTTAAGTTGTCTCTGTATAACATATACTTTGTATTTCCTTAGCCTTGCATATGCAACAGTTTTGCACCTCTGTGCAGAATAAAGCTCAAGTTGCTGCTTCTGTGAGTTTAGCCAGTGCATTAGATGATATACCAATATTGTGTCAGTGCATGTTCCAGTTTTATGTCAGGTGCAATGCTTCAAACATTATTTGTTATTGGCATTTGCTGTATGAACCAGCAACACATTCTACCTCAAACTGTATAGCCAACAAGCAGATTATATTGCAGCTGTGTGTCCAAGAATATCCTTTTTAATCTTGTTGTAGCCTCCATGCATGTTCACCTGCAGCTGCCAGGGTTTGATACAGATGTGTGAGGGGTTACAGTTGCTACAgttgttatatttattatagCCTACTCTCTGAAGAAAAAGTGTAGTTTCAAGAATCTCATTGTGGAGTTAATTATTCAGCTAATAACCCGTCTGCCTTGCCTTGACTGCTGCTGACAATGAACATGGCTATGCAGTAACatgacagagacagaaacagagacaaagcgagagagagagagagagagagagagagatgatccGTGAACACTGTATGGATGTTTAATGGCATTACAtgtaacagtttttttcttcttctttcaaaaTTACAGACGACCAATAGCTTACTGGAATTTACAGGTggcaacaagtttttttttaacgtggTTTGCGTTGATGCCACATGATGAAGGCTTCCCACAATTATCCCACGGTGGGAAGCCGCAAATAAACTCATTCAGGAAAAATTAGGGCTGTAGCCTATTTTAATAAAGCTGAGCTCACACAATACAGGCTACTTGAGTATAAAGACGTATTCCCTCTGAATGAAAACTCAGAAACTACATGCTATGTAGGCTTAAATTGAGTTTACATACCTTCATTAATTCTCCACAGTCCAGAATGTGAACTTAGGTCCTCTGAACATGAGCAGTTGGGTTTGTTCATATCGACGATTATGTACCAGTAATCAGTCCCGATGGCCACAGCGAGGAGGCTAAAGCTGAGCAAACCTGTAAACCCAGCTGTAACAACCACCAATCCGTACCTCATTTTTCAGTTCAGTGCAATAGTgctatttctatatttttctaCACTGTGTTCTGAATCGACAGATGCGCGATGGGTAAACGCTCTCGCTGGAGCCTTGCCTGTAAAGTGCTGGTTCTCTCTGGCAATCACGGTCCTAAAACGTAGTTAACATTGGGAACTGAGCAAAACACATGCCATTAGGCTAATTGtttactttaaaagaaaaaaaaaacactacaaataAGAGAAGATAGCCTGGTACGCGTCTCTCTCGGCACCGCAGTTACATCACTCTAACAGGTAATGTTGCCTAATAGCGCTCTTAAATTGATCCACAGAGTTGAGACGATAACGCCACACTTTCGGTGCgcaattcaaaaataaaaccgCGATCGTGTTTTGAAGCTgcttacagtttattttttgatgCAACCAAGTCCACatgtatggagctagatttgtttctttattacatgcgagaaaataaatgatctgagagaaagaaaaaaaaaatatgtgagagaaaaagttatcacactgacaGCAAAAAAGCGTTTTatgagagaatttttttttcatagcaaTAGCTAAAAATCtctttcaaaatatttttttaaactttcaaatatatatttttgctatcagtgtgaaaaaaaacaaattctctcAAAACgtaaaatctctctcaaaatacttttttaaactctcaaatatatatttttttgctatcagtgtgaaaaacaattctctcaaaaaagtgtttctctcaaaacgtttttcttctcACTCTCAAAACCCAAGTCTTTGCTCTCGATTCTATTTTTTTGCTCTCCTTTCAGGATTTCTCTCTGTGTGAAAATAGTGTCAATAGTGAGAaccgtcttgtcttgggagtccatctgaatcattacaccattgtcaccGCCTTAGATAgataactagcagccagcccacttctaaataaataccttttaattatctaaacactttttaacagtcaaactgaaacaatgGCGGTGAGCttcaggtcctgcagccgcagatggaccgtcatcagtggggatcggccagcgtggaaacatCGTTAGAAAGCTTCGCTGCCGACCTCGAC is a window from the Etheostoma spectabile isolate EspeVRDwgs_2016 unplaced genomic scaffold, UIUC_Espe_1.0 scaffold00010024, whole genome shotgun sequence genome containing:
- the LOC116679254 gene encoding transmembrane protein 235, which produces MRYGLVVVTAGFTGLLSFSLLAVAIGTDYWYIIVDMNKPNCSCSEDLSSHSGLWRINEGTNMTSVIHSFTANMSSLSEVERHLLGLHKVVVIMLPLSLVLLVFGWIVGLVSSLASSPKLLAGSASYVLFCSLFTLSGVSIYIKYSNLAMVEFQRIVSPENLARVDVSFGWSLTAAWLSYSMELATGLLLMLAARISQTKGRYDSGVAIA